GAACTTCAGGAGCATGATCTAACCATGAGTTACATGAATCTGAACTAACAAAACGTGGATAGCACATCATGTCCaaaggcaggaggcagaggaagaacACAGACTTGACACCACCCTCTGAAGAGGATACTGAGACCAGTTCCCATCACTTTTCCACGAGTGCAAAACACATGAAACACTTACCCTGAACTTCttctgcagcatctctggatTCAGAGAGCGGAACAGGTGTATGAGAGTTCTTGCGGACATCATCACATCTGACCAGAAAATGGGAGAGTCAGGAAAAGAGCAGAACTCTGagcaaaccaaaacccacagaTGACCAGCATTTACAGCCAACTCATATCTTCTCTGAGCTTCTGCCCCCCTCTGATTTCTCTGATATACAACACAGCACATCCTCAGGGTTAACTCTTCTCAACAAtccctttgctttatttttgttaattagCTCCCCTTCCATAACTACCCTTGACTATTTTGTCTCCCATGGCTACACACACCAAATAGAGAGATGTAACCCAAACACTGAAAATGGTCTCAGCCCGTAAAAACCAATCAGGACAGCACTGCCATGAGGGCTGCAACTGAAGACCATAACACAGGTAAAAAAAGGAGTTGAAAGTCATATCCATgtaatatttacttttatttttatgcgTCTTGTACTGAACAAGGTCTTGGAGCAGATCTTCAGTCATGGCTAAGGGACATCTCGCAGTGATTTCTTTTATTGCGTTGATtctaaaaatatggaaaattaattattttctcaaCACCAGTTAGGAGAAAGTGCCACTTACAGACTTAATTACTTTAAACCTGAAGAACCTTATACAGCATTTATACAACATTCGATGTAATAGCAGAAAATCATCATAAAATACTCCCAGCAAAAACATAGAAAGCTGAAGCTAACATACTTTTACCTCAAGCAGCTTCTCGAAAGAATAGCAAAAGTAACAGGAGTAAGTTGCAAgtggtttaaaaatatatatattttaccACATTTGGAGTTTGACCTGACTCATACAATTCTGTACCCACCCTACAGTCATGACCTCTCCAGAATTCTTGTCTGTGACAAAGTTGTTGGCAATGGTCATCAACACTGACTGGATAatctgaaaataagaaaaaatgtatcTTTAATAAAAACTTAACACACTTAGATGTTATTAACAGACAGATCTTTTTTCATAGAAAGACACATCATGACATGCCAGTACAGCccacaaatattttctaaacacaaattttcttgcagaaaataaaacaaacatctTCCCCCCATCCCCCAACCTTATGAAACAATGCCACAGAACTTGCAAAAATTGCTGCCATAAGCTTTTCCAAGCAATCTGACCaattccccttccccctccccacacacactcAGTTACATTTCCATGCTGGCCTGCTGCTCATTTAACATCCATCACAGGTGGAACACTGACCTCAGGTGGTACCAGCTGATGTGAAGCCTGTGCAGCAAACAGAAGAATCTTTGTCACTTCTGGAacaaaagcaggaagaagaTGCCAAAACATGTTGCTGCAGCTTGCTACAGCAATAAACACATCCCTTAAAACTCAACAAACAGTTGTTTGACAACTCAACAGTCAGTCCCAAAACCACTGAGCCTCAACTTCTTTGGGACAACTGtttctcctctcccaccaaGCATTAGGAACTCCACACAGGCACAATAGCCAGctaaagcaaaaggaaatgctCCAGAACTGGAGTCAAACACCAGTAAAAGGAAGCACCATTAGGCCATCATGCTTAGCTTAGCTAGTCAGGATTAGGCACTCAGattccttttattcctttgcTGGAGCTTCTCAAATCCTCAGGTAGGGAGCTCTGAGTGCACACAGCCTCCACAGAAGTCCAAAGCACTTGACACTTGTGGCAGTCAGGGACTTGTACTCCCTTTGTCCACACTGGACTACTCCCACTTGCCACCAAACCACTGCTACCTGTCCATTTTCATTGCCACTTCCATCAAACGCCTGTACATGAAACATGAGGGATCAGAGCAGCTACTTACCCCTCTGATGGGGCTGGAGGAACCTCTGAACAAACGggtagaaattaaaaagaaaaagctgcaagGCAAATTGTAACATATTAATTTCTTATCTTTGAACTTGGGATCACCTTCATATGCTGATATGTGGTAAAACCATCTCATTCTACTGTGCCTGCCAAATGCCTCAGATTTTACAGCAAAGTGTTGTCTCTTATGTTGAGTTTGATATTTGTGGGACACAGAAATGAACTGTATCAAGATAAATATAGCTGCAGTCTGTCTGCCCTTACCACTGAAATCCTTATATGCTCTGAAACTGCCTAACTTGGGCTGGATTACTCTTTACTTAATCcagtattttattactttaaatattttattactggGTAGTCTACACAAACCTCTCCAAGTGCAGGACCTGCCAGTTTCCCTCTTGTTCAGCACCATCTGACTGACAACTCTGTAATCAGCATGAGCAGCTTCTGAGGAAGGTCGTGGAAGCACCAAGTTCTGCCCTATTCTTTGGGTTCAGCTCAGCTATTCCAGACCAATACTTTCTCTAGGAGACTTCACTTAGTACAACAAAATCTGTACCACTGTGCCATTCCATGAGGCCTGCTGGCAACTCCCTCACCATCCCTAAGCACTTttggacacacaaaaaaattaaacctcaTTTTCCAGAGGCACAAGGCCAGAACATGCCCACACCCAAACCAGGCTGGCTACCAAGAGACCACCATAAAATTATCCAAGTCCATACCTCATGTATTCCAACAAGCCTGGATATTAGGTCCATGAGCATCATCTTCACTTCAAATCGCTCCttgcagctctccagctgcttcAGCAGTTTCTCAGCAAAGTCTGGAAGAAGCAAAAATGAGATTAAGGTCAGAAGAAGCAGTTTGATTTGTTCTTATTTTGAAGCCCCAGTGCCTTTTCACAGAAGAAATTCAAAGCACTTATTCCAATGggttattttacttctcatatGCCTAAAAGGCCTGGTGTGCACAGGTTCAGCAGAGGGAACTGACAGATGTTCCCCAACACCATAAGCTCTGGGTCAGCAgcaaaaactaattttttagATACATTTTGGTTTCATTTGAGAAAACAACATCCCCAGAGGTTCACTGGAACAGATGAAGACCAAATCAAGTGCCTTTAGATTAACACAAACTGCATTAAGAGAATTCACTGCACACTCACCTTGGGGATCATGAATCAAGTGAATGGCAGAGAAGTTGAACACCTCTGGCttgctcttctttttttgcttctgcatggaaacaaaaaacatttctctctttctgtgaGTAAAATGCTTCAGTTTCAAGGATGCTGTCAAAAGATTGCTGCCTCTTcaagaagattttaaaaactatcCCCGTTTTCAACCACACAGCATTATCTGCCATCTGCAGCTAAACAAGCAGGGCAACAGCAGAACTTCTGTACTGGAAGGATTAAGCCAAGATGATGAGAAGTCAGCCAGCCCTCTCCTCACCTTGAGGACCTTCATGGCTTTCTCCAGTTTCTTCTTGCgtttggtgtttttcttgttgGTCGCATAACGCATCATGAGATCTCTGGCCGTGGGGCCATCATCCTTGGGGAGGAACACAACACTCAGGTAACCCAGGCTTCAAATGGCAATCACAGAAGCAAACTACCAATATTTTTCAATACCACATACTCTGAAAACTAGCCCCCTTCCTAAGTGTCAGAACACATAGGTACCAGCATCTAAAAAGAGAAGAGCTCTTAGCATTTCTCTTTTAACAGACAGCAAAGACATCCTGCCATCACTTGGGGCCAGCTGTCAGGCACTGGAATTGTTTGTGAGTCACAGAAACGTCTGGAGGCAGCTAGACAGGACAGTGAGTAGCATAGAGGCAGACAGACTGGCAGAGCCAGAGTCACCAAGAGCACTGAACCAGTAAGTCTGAAAAACAGTGAAGGGGATATTTGGTCACAACACCCACCTCAGACTCCGACTCGCTGTCCTGTTTCTCATCCTCATCTTTCCCAAGGAAGAACTTCAAGCCAGCAACTAATATCTGAAAAGTAAAGTGAGTTCACGTGGGACAAGCTGACAGAATTTACAGCCACCCTACATCCACAGCTCAAGTTGTGCAGACTTAgccagtttggtttttttttaataggcaTGGATCTGATCAGAAAATAAACCAAGTTACAGCCTGAAAGCCACAAGTGTTTTACAGACCCAGACAATTTTAGCTACCCATCATCACTCAGAGGCAATCAGAACCAAAAAGCATCTGAGTTGCCACAATTCCTGAAGCAAATTCAAAGCTGCCAATCATCTTTTTATCATCCTGCAAAATCATTTCAATCTAGTTGCTCCATGTCAGCATTGTCAGGTGAGACACAGGTGAGAGCCAAGATGATGCTCAGAACTCTCACTTGCATTAATTCAGATAATTTTGCTGAATAGGTTTTTAGTTTTGGTTGGCTGACTTTTATGAATGGAACCACTTTTGGGCTTTCAAAGGGTACAAACTTGTCTCAAGCCACTGTAGAAGTTTTTGAAGCCTCCAGAGCCAATACAGAAGGCCCAATATTCAGTCAGGCCCCAGGCAGGACAGCTGCTATCCTCAATGAATCAAAGGCTCACAGTGCTGATATCAAGGACGTGATATCCTGGCAGTCTATTCTGAAGAGTAGTGAAAAGAACATCCACACTCCCCACACCAGTCTACACTTATTACAAGATAAACTGCCAAGCCCCACCTCCTCTTGAGTGTTATTTTGAGAATTAAACAAACAGACAAATCAGTGATGTTTGTTTGCTATAACAACATATTAAGTTACATCCACATGAAAAAGGTAGCAAAGATAACATCCAGTGTATCAGTGATTTCTGTTCTCACCTTGGTCACTTTGGAAAAGCAGGCAGTTGTGATGACATTGACTGTTTTGGCATCATTCctggaaaaacacaaaccacatcTTTTATTCCAAGTCTGGCAATTTCACATTATTCTCAGAAAATTAGTTCTCAGCAAATATATAAGTAACTCATTTCACACAAGACATAATTTCTTCTCAGCTAAATTGCTTGGCACAAGTTACAACTCCACTGGCCTAAATTAGAAAATCTATTCAAGTCACTATCCTCTGCATTATGTTTTGGACTACATGCCACAAATGATGCCCATGTGCCCCACAACAAATGGCAAATTGACACAAGTCTGCCAGACCCACCAAATATTCCTTCTGTAAAGCTCTATCATCACATCCAGAGATATCTTGGCAGCAGTGGGGTTGCTGTCTCTCAACATTGTGTACATGAAGTTCTGCAGTGCCTAAAAAAgttgaaaacatgtttttagaGGTCTTCCACAACAGCAGGAGGTCAGTTCAAAGTCACATGAAAGTCAAGGCACCTACCGTGTTCACTTTATTGTTCTTGTGTTTAGCATTGACATTCTTGATGTCTGTCACAATGTGAGTGTACAAGGTCTGCAAGAGGAGAGATGACAGAgtaacacacacagaggcaaaCCCTGACATGACCCAGCACTGACAGGGGACCCAGCTGATCACCTCTGAGAACACCCCTGAgttacagcaggaaaaagaacagcagcagagcgCTCTGTGAAGACTTGTGTATTTGAAAACCATACTGAATctacagcacagcaaagcaggacaaTGAACAGCATCAAATACAGCTTCAAATCTTGTCCCTGCTTCATTCAGGCCTGTTCTGACAGCAGCCAGGTTTTTCACCTGCAGACACAACCAAACTGCTCAATCCCAAACAGGTCAAGCCTACAACCTGCAACAGCCAGGTGTTCACAGCAACAGAACTCAGTTATTAGACCAACACCGAGCTGGAGCCTGCCTATTTAAGCTCTGTTTTCCCAACCAAGCAGCAGATAGCAGCCTATTCTGGCAATACCCCTGGCAAGCTGGTCAAAAGCCCCTGGAGATGCAGATGTTTGTCAGCACAGCCTACCTTTCGTAGCAGTTTATCATGGCACCGCAGCAGCTGAAAGAAGAGCTCCAGCAAACTCGTGGGATTTATTAAATTCTTGTTTCTCAACAGGATCAGAGCCTTGCAGAAGGTCTGTAAGAGAACCCAAATTTCACATTCCTCTCCAGGTGCTCTTTCCTGACGAGCACACTGCAGGCTCTCGGCTCACACCAAGGGCAGGGTGAGCCCAGGCCGGGTCTCACCATGCGCAGGTCGGGGTCCAGCACCGTGTGGTGGTAGGCgagcagctccttcagctgctgcgGGAAGCTGGCCATGTGCTCGGGGTAGCAGTGCGCAACCTGCAAGGGACAGGGCAAGGGAACGCTCCAGAGCACGCCTGGGGCTACCTGACAGGCCCGGCAACCAGTGAGTTCAATTATTTGTGTATCAGAAAGAGTCACTGAGGCCGGTACCAAGCACGGGCTGCCACCGCCGCTGTGCTGCGCGGGGGCCGCGGGCTCACCTGCGCCAGGAACATCAGCAGTTCGGCCAGCTCCTTACTGGGCTTGTCCGGCTGGAAGGTGAAGATCTCCACATGGGACTGGTAGTGGTGGTACTGCTGCAGGAACTGCgcacacagaggggacacagagctgagcaACACCCGCCCGCACCCGGTACCCGTCCCGCAGCCCGCCCCAACCACTCCCGCGGCCCGCACCTCCTCGGTGTAGGAGGTGGGGTCGCGCTTGATGAGGttctgcagctggggcaggttGCTGGGCAGTTTGTTGCCCTGGCGGCCCGACATGGCTGCGGCACCGGCACCGTCAGCGCACCACGCGAGCGCTCAGCTGGCCGCCGCCATCTCGGCCCGCCCCCCGACGGCCGCCGCCGAGGGCCAAACCTGTGCGGGACGCGCTCCGTCCCGGGGCCCCCGGGGGCGGGAGGTGTCCGCGGGCAgagccgctcccgccgctc
This sequence is a window from Prinia subflava isolate CZ2003 ecotype Zambia chromosome 18, Cam_Psub_1.2, whole genome shotgun sequence. Protein-coding genes within it:
- the SDAD1 gene encoding protein SDA1 homolog, yielding MSGRQGNKLPSNLPQLQNLIKRDPTSYTEEFLQQYHHYQSHVEIFTFQPDKPSKELAELLMFLAQVAHCYPEHMASFPQQLKELLAYHHTVLDPDLRMTFCKALILLRNKNLINPTSLLELFFQLLRCHDKLLRKTLYTHIVTDIKNVNAKHKNNKVNTALQNFMYTMLRDSNPTAAKISLDVMIELYRRNIWNDAKTVNVITTACFSKVTKILVAGLKFFLGKDEDEKQDSESESEDDGPTARDLMMRYATNKKNTKRKKKLEKAMKVLKKQKKKSKPEVFNFSAIHLIHDPQDFAEKLLKQLESCKERFEVKMMLMDLISRLVGIHELFLFNFYPFVQRFLQPHQREVTKILLFAAQASHQLVPPEIIQSVLMTIANNFVTDKNSGEVMTVGINAIKEITARCPLAMTEDLLQDLVQYKTHKNKNVMMSARTLIHLFRSLNPEMLQKKFRGKPTEASVEARIHEYGELDAKDYIPGAEVLEVEDQKEKGGTQEEDGWESASLSEEEDNDDGEWIDVHHSSDEEQQQVAEKVKSMPIEERKAKAAAVSTSRLLTQEDFKKIRLAQLSKELNSAPGKAAKRKYIEIDDEEEEEGRGELLSLRDIEHLHKKPKSDKETRLATAKAGKTDRKEFVRKKTRINPFASSSNKEKQKKKNFMMMRYSHSVRTKNKRSFREKQLALRDALLKKRKQLLK